In the genome of Vibrio sp. 16, one region contains:
- a CDS encoding tyrosine-type recombinase/integrase — MKKNIRLIDCETEKKQLIDQFINPVDIELVNYLTDRKYARNSLLAMTKDWNLFVQFCQLKHVTALPASATALRLFIERESKQRKYATIKRYVITIGLFHRILCLPDPSATTAVKVAVSKLRLDKHGDAKPTQAFEEKHLHELSERLSHSDHPRDIRNLALYFVMFHCLAKRGELRDMTVDQVVETSAGNLSVVIKENSYPLDELGSELLRKWLSIRSSSSRWLFSSIDKHGNIGADKLNDSSIYRIVRGASDLLGLSVLFSGQSLRVGAAKQLAKEGMKVKDIQRVGRWMSSAMPYHYLGNRSLADAERMVFKTFKPIS; from the coding sequence TTGAAAAAAAATATACGCCTTATCGATTGTGAAACCGAAAAAAAACAATTGATTGACCAATTTATAAACCCTGTTGATATCGAGCTAGTTAATTACCTAACCGACCGTAAGTACGCGCGTAATTCTCTTCTTGCCATGACGAAAGATTGGAATCTGTTTGTTCAGTTCTGTCAATTGAAGCATGTCACTGCTTTACCGGCATCTGCTACAGCATTACGCTTGTTTATAGAGCGCGAGTCCAAGCAGCGAAAATATGCGACTATAAAACGTTACGTTATCACAATTGGTTTATTTCATCGGATTCTTTGTCTACCTGACCCTTCAGCAACGACCGCAGTAAAAGTGGCTGTATCTAAACTTCGGCTCGACAAACACGGAGACGCCAAACCGACTCAGGCTTTTGAAGAGAAGCATCTACACGAATTATCAGAACGCTTATCACATTCAGATCACCCAAGAGACATCCGCAATTTAGCGTTGTATTTTGTTATGTTCCACTGTTTGGCAAAACGCGGTGAGTTACGTGATATGACTGTTGATCAAGTTGTAGAAACGAGCGCCGGGAATCTATCCGTCGTTATCAAAGAGAACAGCTACCCGCTGGACGAGTTAGGCAGTGAACTGCTAAGAAAATGGCTTTCTATTCGTAGCTCATCTTCCCGATGGCTTTTCTCTTCTATCGATAAACACGGCAACATTGGCGCAGACAAGCTTAATGATTCATCTATTTATCGTATCGTTCGGGGAGCAAGTGATTTACTGGGATTGAGTGTGCTGTTCTCAGGTCAATCACTACGTGTTGGCGCCGCCAAACAGTTGGCTAAAGAAGGAATGAAAGTAAAAGATATTCAGCGCGTTGGCCGATGGATGAGCTCCGCGATGCCCTATCATTACCTCGGTAATAGGTCTCTCGCGGACGCTGAAAGAATGGTGTTTAAAACGTTTAAGCCAATCTCTTAA
- a CDS encoding DUF3319 domain-containing protein encodes MAAATYRGFTLKTAGSSTEIWQVQIKKHVLSGSMAAVKKSIDWFCDTATIIDPKEFSSLASNKGQSEGKATQENFNGYTLKNDTGEVNGWYCFFNGRLIKGGKLAIQKHIEAYLLAKQKAEQQQKK; translated from the coding sequence ATGGCTGCTGCAACATATCGAGGGTTTACCCTGAAAACGGCTGGAAGCTCGACAGAGATCTGGCAAGTTCAGATTAAAAAACACGTGCTGTCGGGAAGTATGGCAGCGGTAAAAAAAAGCATTGATTGGTTTTGTGATACCGCAACGATAATTGATCCAAAAGAGTTTAGCTCCCTCGCTTCGAATAAAGGGCAATCCGAAGGGAAAGCGACTCAAGAGAATTTCAACGGATACACCCTCAAGAACGATACAGGTGAAGTGAATGGTTGGTATTGCTTCTTCAACGGACGCCTGATTAAAGGTGGCAAACTTGCTATTCAGAAGCATATAGAGGCATACTTGCTGGCTAAGCAAAAAGCGGAACAACAACAGAAGAAGTAA
- the yciH gene encoding stress response translation initiation inhibitor YciH — translation MTLVYSTDVGRIKPEEEKVQRPKGDGIVRIQRQTKGRKGKGVCIITGLDLDDAPLKLMAAELKKVCGCGGSVKDGTIEIQGDARDKIKAHLEKKGLTVKLAGG, via the coding sequence ATGACACTTGTATATTCGACAGACGTAGGTCGTATAAAGCCTGAAGAAGAAAAAGTACAACGACCAAAAGGTGATGGCATTGTCCGCATTCAACGTCAAACCAAAGGACGCAAAGGAAAAGGTGTTTGTATCATCACTGGGTTAGACCTTGACGATGCGCCTTTAAAGCTAATGGCAGCAGAGCTTAAGAAAGTATGTGGCTGTGGCGGTTCTGTCAAAGATGGCACAATCGAAATTCAAGGCGATGCTCGAGATAAGATCAAAGCTCACCTCGAGAAAAAAGGCTTAACGGTAAAACTAGCCGGAGGCTAA
- a CDS encoding DUF3693 domain-containing protein produces the protein MYTEKLLDAYKEHMNYIQYKQVASDLGISNQMLTDIRKGRAFLKENLALMIAEQIGEDQESVLIGLAADKAKTPQEQALWANIAKKFNGLNLHGISIACVGLAMWIGSPSEAIAQCVLCTLC, from the coding sequence ATGTATACTGAAAAGCTGTTAGATGCTTATAAAGAGCACATGAATTACATCCAATATAAGCAAGTCGCTTCGGATTTGGGGATTAGCAACCAAATGCTAACGGATATTCGAAAAGGTCGCGCATTTCTTAAAGAAAATCTGGCACTTATGATTGCTGAGCAAATTGGAGAAGACCAAGAATCTGTTTTAATCGGTTTGGCAGCAGATAAAGCAAAGACGCCACAAGAACAGGCGCTTTGGGCGAACATTGCAAAAAAGTTTAACGGGCTGAATTTACACGGAATATCAATAGCTTGCGTGGGATTAGCCATGTGGATTGGCAGCCCTAGTGAAGCTATAGCACAGTGCGTATTATGTACCTTATGTTAA
- a CDS encoding replication initiation factor domain-containing protein has protein sequence MMNKTIIDYVSFSGSPLLLERCKEMAKQRFAFEQLGEFESQNMVAIAMRENTKIAHFAENLAQMLGCIESEDFANKDLYMAALEKELIDADVTIDTDVSFNECYQRLIGNIGIDMLDTLCHGEIESFLEVLTDEISYEKNEWTLERRGGFSGYKYSAKLLCNGTQAGLVAWGAANFGYYVSFSGKGCEAINMEALNKALKQMVGAKLTRVDIALDDFEGNVTIEDIKQKYVDGQFITRGTPPKAGEFIGYQGMSPADRKKCGLIPDAGHTFYVGARENGKIFRAYDKASQMKCEKYPNWNRFEVQIGNRFRVIPFDVLVNPDQYFAGAYPALASLIEDVEPLAISTVRVLFNTTLENAIKHARVQYGKLINLMRQVYDKDQKILDVLTKELDITDIPDRINYPVGRGLHLEKTGDYQLCH, from the coding sequence ATGATGAATAAGACGATTATCGATTATGTGAGTTTCTCCGGCTCCCCGCTTCTACTTGAGCGCTGCAAGGAAATGGCGAAACAGCGTTTTGCCTTTGAGCAGCTTGGCGAGTTCGAGTCTCAAAACATGGTGGCGATTGCGATGCGTGAAAACACCAAGATTGCGCACTTTGCTGAGAACTTGGCTCAGATGCTTGGTTGTATCGAATCTGAAGACTTTGCCAACAAAGACTTGTACATGGCGGCATTAGAGAAAGAGCTGATTGATGCTGACGTCACTATTGATACCGATGTGTCTTTTAATGAGTGTTACCAACGTCTTATTGGGAATATCGGGATTGATATGCTTGATACCCTTTGTCATGGCGAAATCGAGTCGTTTCTGGAAGTCCTGACGGATGAAATCAGCTATGAAAAGAACGAATGGACACTTGAGCGTCGAGGTGGTTTTTCAGGATACAAGTATTCTGCAAAGTTACTTTGCAATGGCACTCAAGCGGGTCTGGTTGCTTGGGGCGCGGCGAACTTCGGTTACTACGTGTCGTTTTCCGGTAAAGGCTGTGAGGCCATCAACATGGAAGCACTCAACAAGGCATTGAAACAAATGGTCGGTGCAAAGCTGACTCGCGTGGACATCGCCCTTGATGACTTCGAAGGTAACGTAACGATTGAAGACATTAAGCAAAAGTATGTCGATGGTCAGTTCATAACTCGCGGTACGCCTCCCAAAGCCGGAGAGTTTATCGGCTATCAAGGCATGAGTCCGGCTGACCGTAAGAAATGCGGCTTAATTCCCGATGCGGGTCATACATTTTACGTGGGTGCGCGTGAGAACGGAAAGATCTTCCGCGCTTACGATAAAGCCTCTCAAATGAAGTGCGAGAAATACCCCAATTGGAATCGTTTCGAGGTGCAAATCGGCAACCGTTTCCGCGTCATTCCTTTTGATGTGTTGGTTAACCCTGACCAATATTTTGCGGGCGCATACCCTGCCCTTGCCTCTCTGATTGAGGACGTTGAACCTCTGGCGATTTCAACGGTTCGCGTGTTGTTCAACACCACGTTGGAGAACGCCATCAAACACGCTCGCGTCCAGTACGGCAAGCTCATCAACTTGATGCGCCAAGTGTACGACAAAGACCAAAAGATTCTCGATGTCCTGACCAAAGAGCTGGACATCACGGACATTCCCGACCGCATTAACTATCCAGTCGGTCGGGGCTTACATCTAGAAAAAACTGGAGACTATCAATTATGCCATTAA
- a CDS encoding DUF2523 family protein codes for METLYSFIDWISLQANTVVGFFESIPVMMTDLFSYIQLFIIKMKIYFQIQFIQLSYHTAQLLLEEIGFNDLLAATFNAMPSELRFYAFKFGLPQGLSILANFFTTAFVMRMTR; via the coding sequence ATGGAAACACTTTATAGCTTTATTGATTGGATCTCTTTACAGGCCAACACGGTCGTTGGCTTCTTCGAATCCATACCGGTGATGATGACTGACCTCTTCAGTTACATTCAGCTATTTATCATCAAGATGAAAATCTATTTTCAAATTCAGTTTATCCAACTGTCTTACCACACGGCACAACTGCTACTCGAAGAAATTGGATTCAATGACCTGCTTGCAGCGACATTTAACGCCATGCCAAGCGAGCTACGTTTTTATGCGTTTAAGTTTGGACTACCTCAAGGGCTCTCAATCTTGGCTAACTTCTTTACCACTGCTTTTGTAATGAGGATGACGCGCTGA
- a CDS encoding zonular occludens toxin domain-containing protein, with amino-acid sequence MAITIRTGANGSYKSAYTAYFRIYQALKAGRVVVTNMEGMQPLEEIEKLMDIQFPSTAKLFRITSRDKAGVHLWTHFFCWCPLGALIVIDECQDIYSKNIGFDMRKVTYKPIEDFITQDTGKDGLLPTDYLDFFYSRYVPADMSALEASETDDRGIAEYDEQGRIIYPHTFNEGFMRHRKYNWDIELLSPDWKQIDSGIKACGEQNFYHKGRDQFFWAVRKPFIWKHDKSVSTPVIPKTKDVNLTTQKIPLDAFLLYKSTSTGVAKRAGAMNTLFRNPKVIGVFLLFILCMGWAINEISNRITDTPETAPQAGTSQLDSASPNQADKLVKTGAQGSGLLRDGGNSGQADNNGRIPSVYIGDVLPLEGIQKAFVTGVNHAVKIRANQRHFEHYISVEAVATDGVYSLNQEFFKAYDITYQVINECLLKLTRGNVSKTITCKPLETLVKEREIQSANVSLF; translated from the coding sequence ATGGCTATCACAATCAGAACCGGAGCTAACGGCTCATACAAATCGGCATACACCGCATACTTTCGTATCTATCAGGCGCTCAAGGCGGGTCGCGTTGTTGTGACCAATATGGAAGGTATGCAGCCACTGGAAGAAATCGAAAAGCTGATGGACATTCAGTTTCCAAGTACAGCGAAGCTCTTTCGCATTACTTCGCGAGATAAGGCGGGTGTTCATCTTTGGACGCACTTTTTCTGTTGGTGCCCCCTTGGTGCATTGATTGTTATTGATGAATGTCAGGACATCTATTCAAAGAACATCGGCTTTGATATGAGAAAGGTGACGTACAAGCCAATCGAGGATTTCATCACTCAAGACACTGGTAAAGATGGCCTATTGCCTACGGATTATCTCGACTTCTTTTACTCTCGCTATGTCCCTGCGGATATGTCTGCGCTTGAGGCTTCGGAAACCGACGATAGAGGCATTGCCGAATACGACGAACAAGGCCGGATTATCTACCCTCACACCTTTAACGAGGGATTCATGCGCCACCGGAAATACAACTGGGATATTGAGCTGCTGTCTCCGGACTGGAAGCAAATTGATTCGGGGATTAAAGCGTGTGGTGAGCAGAACTTTTATCACAAAGGCCGCGACCAATTTTTCTGGGCGGTACGCAAACCGTTTATATGGAAACACGACAAGTCAGTATCCACGCCTGTGATACCCAAAACCAAGGACGTGAACCTGACGACACAGAAAATCCCCCTTGATGCGTTCTTGCTCTACAAGTCAACCAGTACCGGAGTGGCTAAGCGAGCCGGAGCAATGAATACCCTCTTTCGCAACCCAAAGGTCATCGGGGTTTTTCTTCTCTTTATTCTTTGCATGGGATGGGCAATCAATGAAATATCCAACCGCATTACTGATACTCCTGAGACGGCTCCGCAAGCGGGAACGTCGCAATTGGACAGTGCCTCACCTAACCAAGCTGACAAGCTGGTTAAAACGGGGGCTCAAGGTTCTGGCTTATTACGTGATGGTGGGAATAGCGGTCAAGCTGATAACAATGGTCGGATTCCGAGTGTTTATATAGGCGATGTGTTACCTCTTGAGGGCATACAAAAAGCCTTTGTAACGGGGGTCAATCATGCGGTTAAAATACGAGCCAATCAACGCCACTTTGAACATTATATATCGGTGGAAGCGGTAGCAACGGATGGAGTCTATAGCCTCAACCAAGAGTTCTTTAAGGCATACGACATCACTTACCAAGTGATAAACGAATGTCTCTTGAAGCTAACGCGCGGCAACGTATCCAAAACCATCACCTGTAAGCCCTTAGAGACTCTAGTCAAAGAGCGAGAAATACAAAGCGCCAATGTCTCACTATTTTAG
- a CDS encoding DUF2726 domain-containing protein, with translation MPEHKASSHLATPNEQRFYLALKEATPSCYEIHCQVSLMALVQPVDWKNNSRTWAKRMDFVITDHQTKIVVVIELDDRTHNWKKRIKRDKYVNEVLSKHHRLVRFKSQRVYNPAEIREELGFAEELVEHPV, from the coding sequence GTGCCCGAACACAAGGCATCTTCGCATCTAGCGACTCCAAATGAACAACGATTCTATTTGGCATTAAAGGAAGCGACTCCAAGTTGCTATGAGATCCATTGCCAAGTTTCCTTAATGGCATTGGTTCAACCTGTCGATTGGAAAAACAACTCTAGAACATGGGCAAAGCGTATGGATTTTGTTATCACAGACCATCAGACAAAGATTGTCGTTGTGATTGAACTTGATGACCGTACTCATAACTGGAAAAAACGAATTAAGCGCGATAAGTACGTAAACGAAGTCCTATCTAAGCACCATCGTTTAGTACGTTTCAAATCTCAGCGAGTGTACAACCCTGCCGAGATTCGTGAGGAGTTAGGGTTTGCTGAGGAGCTTGTCGAGCACCCCGTATAG
- a CDS encoding retron St85 family RNA-directed DNA polymerase, which yields MRLKLYAKLQQDLNCSRTSIDNFCRTAPNKYKVYTIPKRTSGVRVIAHPSRPLKLFQRSLLKILGPIKGVHQASYAYRKGTSIRDNALKHSHSRYMLKMDFKDFFNSLIPDMLYVAMCEHGVVLSNAEKRTLTRLLFWNKTKSFNEKLVLSVGAPSSPLVSNIIMYKFDKALSEKCLSSKITYTRYADDLTFSTNQKGILFEVPSIVRNLLGEIFQHRISLNESKTIFTSKAHNRHVTGVTINNEGQLSIGRERKRMISAMVHKYKNDGLSEVDSSYLAGLISFALHIEPTFIERLKVKYGERVLYNISRGTSNGN from the coding sequence ATGCGACTTAAGCTATATGCAAAACTACAACAAGATCTAAATTGTTCACGCACTTCAATCGATAACTTTTGTCGCACAGCCCCAAACAAGTACAAAGTTTACACGATTCCAAAGCGAACATCAGGTGTTAGAGTAATTGCTCATCCTTCTAGGCCTCTTAAATTATTTCAACGCTCATTGTTAAAAATTTTAGGACCTATTAAGGGTGTTCATCAAGCATCTTATGCATACCGAAAAGGTACAAGTATTAGAGATAATGCGTTAAAGCATTCACACTCTCGATACATGCTAAAGATGGATTTCAAAGATTTTTTCAATAGTTTGATACCTGATATGCTTTATGTAGCTATGTGCGAACATGGAGTTGTGTTGTCAAATGCGGAAAAGAGAACGCTAACTAGACTGTTATTTTGGAACAAAACAAAGTCTTTCAACGAAAAGCTCGTACTTAGTGTAGGAGCTCCAAGCTCTCCACTTGTGTCGAATATCATTATGTATAAATTCGATAAAGCACTTTCTGAAAAATGTTTATCGTCTAAAATTACTTATACTAGATATGCGGATGATTTAACATTTTCGACAAACCAAAAAGGAATACTATTCGAAGTCCCTTCTATAGTACGAAACCTTTTGGGAGAGATTTTTCAACATAGAATATCCTTGAATGAGTCAAAAACGATTTTCACATCAAAAGCTCACAATCGACATGTTACCGGTGTAACTATAAATAATGAAGGCCAACTTTCTATTGGTAGAGAAAGAAAAAGGATGATCTCAGCCATGGTTCATAAATATAAGAACGATGGCTTATCTGAGGTAGATTCGAGTTATCTTGCTGGATTAATCTCATTTGCTCTGCATATTGAGCCAACCTTCATTGAAAGGCTCAAAGTTAAATACGGCGAACGCGTACTTTATAATATTTCTAGAGGCACAAGTAATGGAAATTAA